TGCTAGGCTTTAACTCTCCGATTTGAGATTTACACTCCCTTGAGGAGGCCTACTTTGTCAAACGTTGGTAAAGTTAGTGATTAATTTGCCACTTACCAGCAAACAACATAAATCGGTCGTTGACAATTCATCATACCTTTTTATCTAAATTATACTTTCAATGCTTTTTATATTATCTCGTTTGCTTCCTTTGTTCTAATTTTGAACGATTGTGTTGATAAGATTCTTGTGGCTAAGCTCTTAGGGTTTAAGGTAGCAAATTAAAACGGGTCAACTAGTAGTATAATTATGTTGATAATTTCATTTGAATTTGATACAAATAGATAGAATCGGAGATCACTAGTGCTTACCAAAGTCAAATGGACTCGTGTCTCCCCAATTGTGggtcttaattatttttatccATTCTTTGTACATAGTCATTGGGTAGCATTACTGGTCttccgtaaaaaaaaaaaaaaaacatgtgatgCAAGTTACTTTTTGATAGAACTTTCAACTTACAGGAGAAAATTGTATAATGATGAAGTTGAATGTTTTATATAtgctttttaatcaaaatagttCTCGAGATTAGtataactcttcattttgatttctgatatttgaaatcaatagaaatggttctTGCGTAAAAAAATCTTCATCATATAGACTTCTTAATCAAAATGTGACGCAATTTACATTTTAAGAGAATTTCAACTAATAAGAGAAAATTGCGTAAAGATGAAGTTGCATGTTTTACATATGATGCGTGTTTGTTCATAATTTGCCAACCGAATTCGACCAAGGATCGGCGTTGGTAAAAGTACGTAGCTGCTTTTGGGTCACCATCGGTAACTTTTTATCTTGTCGGTGCAGAGAATGTAAAAAGATATAAAGCTGTACATAAATAATTGAAACCTCGGTGCTCAGTAATTATGCAGCAATGGAAATGAGAACATAGGAACGTCATAATTATTTcaatgggtttagggtttaggcattcaaataatttaaaaactatgtTATCTTAACATTTTAATATTAACTAATACGAAACATTACATATTAGTTGGTTATTGtttgtaaataaataataattcataatTCGACAAAATTGTAAACTAAACTAATACAATGCGATCACATTgattaagattttaaaatttgagatatgaattagtgcttttgaaaaaaattaatcatactTGACACTCTTCTTcatacaaaatccaaaaaatacaaattttgtaTTGTACAAGCGAAGCGAAGTTGGCACGGTGGCATCATGACAAGTATTTGGCTTACTAGAAAATGTTACATTCAAGGCTGATGACTTTCACACACCTAATTGTACATCTCACGTACTCTTTCAATTGTTGAATAGTTTTTGACACTATGGGTGAGATGAATAGAGTGTGTTAATGTTGTTCATCATtcaatatatatttcttttacagtcattcattctttaatttttgaacgTCTCTTCCACATTCTTTCTTCCgtttattacaaaaaataaaaaactgaaatgtAAAAAGGAAACGGTGATTAATGGATCCTGATAATTGTCTTAATCCTTGTGTTTTCTTGAACCGAAGTACCAAACCCATCAAACACCCTTTTACCTTTTTTGCTATGGACTTCTATGTTGGCAAGAAAAGGAGGATAAGTTGGGTAGCTTTGCAATTATGTCATGTCATTCATTGAATGGACGATGATCAAAAAGCCGCTGACTATGAAAGCAACCATTCATTTACATTCTTTGTACAACTCAATTGCGAATTGAACCCCATCACAAAAAAGCCGCTTACAATTTTTTCTCCGtttatcaaaaaaaataaaataaaaagtccTAACCCATAAATTATCCcaaactaaaaaaagaaaagaaatttataTAGAAGACTAACGGTCACCACCTCGTTGACTTATTATTTATCGCATCTTCCTTTCAGGCGTCCAGTGTGGTAAAGATGGGCTGAAATGCTTGGAAATTACCCTGGAGTCTAGTAACTCCATGATTGGGGTAAAATTCACACACCGCGGCACCTTGTACTGGTTAATCGACGCGCCTCTTGAGATCGCGTAGTCCATTAACTCCTCGAATGTGCCACTCTTCACCACGCGTATCTCCAGCGGCCCGATCGAGTTGTCCGCCACTCGACCTTGCCGGTACACCGAGTTAAGCGATTCCTCCATTGCCAGGCAGCATTGGCCCATCGTCGAGTTGAACGACTCGCCCTCCGAGTTCGCCGAGTCCTTCACGAGAAGTTCCCAGTAGATCACATAGTGCCCCGGGATTGTCGTCGTGTCGGCGTAGCTTGTGTACTCCACCACGCTAGCGCTGAATTTCTGGAGGCGCTTGGAGGCGTTGTCGACGGCGAGTTGCAACTCTGCCTCGTCGGTCTTGTCCGAGTCAATACTGAGCAAAACGTTCTTCCTCCTCACGAAGTGGAACTGCGGGGCCGAGTTGTGGAACCCGGTGACTCGGAGGATGTCGCCGACTCTGTACCGGTGAAGCCCGGCATAGGTGGTGATCACCAGCTCGTACTCTCTTCCGACCTCGACGTTGACGAGGTCAACGAGTCTGGTTCCCGAGTCGCCGCCGCCACTCACCGAGTTTGGCTCGTAGGGAAGGAACTCAAAATAGGCCATGTTTGGCATTATCGTGTAGGAAACTTCAGAAGGCTTGCACATCGGGTTGAGGTTGAGTCCGAAATAACACTCCGACGATGCGTACATCGTACATGCCATCGGCAATCCGCCGCTGTAGTAATCCAACGTCGGAATGTACTGCGCCATCGCGCCCGTCACTATCACATCCAGATATTTCGTGTTTGGCCATATCCGGGTCAAAATCCCATCCCAATTTTCGTTTCCGCACTGTTTGGACATGAAATCCGCCAACTCCGGGTCGGGTTTTAAGATCCTGCCTATGCAGGATTTCAAATCCGAGTCAGTTATTTTAGAGCTGAGAGTCCCGGTCCGAATGTCTTCCGCCAGCTGTTGCCAGTTAAGCTGCAGGAACCGTATTGCGCGGAGGAGACCGGACGCGAAAACGGCGCCGAGGCGGAGGACTTTTTCGCGCTCGAGAAGGCCGCAGAGCATTTGGGCGTACATGCTTTGGAAGGAGTCCGGGCAAAGGATTGCCTCATTGGGACTCGTGTACACGTTGTACGGGTCGTACGGGCGCGTCTTGAAGTGCTCGCTTTTGTAGTAGCTGGTGAGAACGGGTCGGGCCAAAAGCCCGCCCGGCGTCTTTGTTTCGGACTTTACGAACAGAAAGTATAGGCCCTTTCCTTTGTCCAGACCGGGCACGCAACTgttccattaaaaaaattaaaagtttattagaaaatgatattttaattaaataattaaacaaatttaaacGCGTATTTTAATCAAATAACTATTTTTAAAATACTTACAGGTTCATGACGGGCATGAGAAGGCTGTATAATAATTGGCGACGATCCAATTCTTCCTGAATTGTTGGCATCAGCTTCCTCTCTCCAGCTGAAGTCCCAGAACTGTAattttccataaaaaaaaagtcaacaaaatgaatttaattcaaataattttgtgAACAAAATTAATAGGGGTGAGTGATTAGTTTGTGATTTAGTTAATCAATTACCTGGTGAGGAATTCTGAGATGGGATGAGCTGACAATATGGGGGAGCGATCACCATTGGCGATGCGTTGGATTTCGGGCTGGAGATCCTCGTAGGTAATCACGGGGAGTTTGGACTTGAAAGTTTTGCGGTCGGTGGCGCCGCCGAGTTTGAAGCGTTTAAGGTACTCTGTCTGGGCGTTTCGAGCTAGTATCTCGGACAGCACCCGCTCTTGCACGGCGTCGGCGTTCCGGGTAGTTTCTTCAATGAACTGTAACGCTTTGGCGTCCTTGTCGCAGGCCGGTGGGCCGAGGGGAGAGAGTGAGGAGTCGACAGCCATTTGAAGATTGGATTTGGGAGTGGCGAGGCTGTAAGTTAATTTGAAATGAAGCTACTTTTGTTGCGTGTTGGATATAAACAGAGAGGAGAAGGCAGTGAggggaagaggagagagagaggagtgtgTTTGGTGCAGTGAGACTGAGGAGTAGGTTTGGAGGGCTTTATATAGGGGGTGGAGGCGGGAGTTTTGAGTGGCGGCCCGTGTTAGGAGGGAGGGTGGGACCCACGGAGGAAGGGGGAAGCTGACGAAGGGAAAACGGAGAGTCGTGGGGTGGTCTAGGAGAAAAGGGACAAGAGGGGCCCCACAACCCGTAGAAAGGAGAGTGGGTGTACGTATTTTGGAGGGTAATAAGCGTCAGCCAACCAAGCGGACTGTTTTGGGGTGAAAATGTTGGGCGTCGACAGCGATGGGCTGCCAGCGGAGGAGGCAGATTCTACTGTAGCAGTATGCCGGTATAGCCGCCATTCCACGTGCATCAGATGCCTCCTCCGGTCCTCCGgtcctcctctctcctcctcAAGGCTGCTGAGAGCAGTAAATTCAAATTTGGTGAcgagtttctttttgtttctattATTTAAAGAATATAATACttcaaacagaaaaacaaacatACTAGTTTGTTATTTTGTTAATCTTTCAATCGGATATCCATATAAGTAGTAGGGGCCAATCTAATTAAAATTTGGCACAtatgatatatatgtatatgatatAAATATATAGAAACTGCACGCATGTGCACAGTGTacgtatatatgtgtatatgaCAAATTCTTTAGTGCATGCATCCATCTAAATTCACATCACATGCATGCAAATtctaatgtgtgtgtgtgtgtgtgtatgtatcaTATTATTGTGATGTGGAACAGTTTTTGCTTttttgatgctcttgttgttgcaTGTTTCTTAAATTAACGGAAGAGATTCAAGAGAACCAAAACCCTATTATTTTCGTtcatttgtatatatatgttccAATTGTCCAATCTATGCGTTTTTTAATCTTCTAAATTGAGCGACATTAAGGGAGGTGGGATTCAAACTTAACAAGGACATTGGGTGTATGAATAAGTACTCTTAACAGCTACAAGTTCCTTTTTGCGCTTTCTTATAACTATATATATTAACGTATTGTTAATATGATATAGTAGTAATCAATAGAGGTGTTAATTACTTTCGATTATCTTCATCATCCCTGCTCATACTCATCATTGAGATTCTCAAtcataccatgattatttatttataaattggcataatttgattaattctgtTTCAAGAGCATCACAAGCACTTAAATTCATAAGCCAAACATTACACTAGTAGAAAAATAGCTTGCGCGACGAACAATATTTTGTCGTACAAGACGTACTTGTGAGACGGAAAAAAAATTTTGTCGCGCAAAAtagaaaagatagggaaaaaaaattgcgTGACAAAGATATTCGTCATGCAAGAATACTTAGCACGACGAATACTCGTTGGTGTTGCGTAAAGTCAGCAAGAAAACGCAGGATAATTTTGTTTGGCGTGAAAAACTTACGTGACGAAAAGGCGGCATTTGCGCGACCAATGATTCGTCGCgtcttattagttttaaccaTTTACTGCATGTGAATTAGAGGAATCAATACCGCATTTAATACAAATGTTTGTGTGACAAagccttcgtcgcgcaaaggtcctaaccttcctataaatatgtgCTTCTGCTGTCCTTCTTCTTCACAATTATGTTCTCCTTATTCTCGTGCTGGGATGGCGGATAAAAACAAGGATAAGAGTGCGTGACGCCAACCCGCATGATTTGAGGGAACATTTAGAGTTTGCGCATACGATTGCTGTAGCCATGGGGAATAATTGTCCCATTGTCGAGTGGCGTTCTTGGGAAGATGTGCCCGGGAATGTGAAGAGGACTGTGATGGATAAACTATTAGTAAGTATATTGTTGATGGATCAATAATTAAGTTTGTGAAAATTTtagttatatgttggaattaattatttgcatatatgtgtaacaaTGTAAGTATACTATTGATGATGATACGAACGAacaattgatgaagttgatggatgATGCTTTGGAGGGAGATTACAATCAGTGGTGTTATGAAGTCTTCAAAAATGGACCAGGACCATCcaaatagtagttttaaatttatattttgtatgacaatatttaaatttaaggtttttttattttttattattattatttttttataacttatgtatttggactttaattaggtttcaattcttgttgggttttttttattgagaccTAATGTAAGCACCCTATCCTCAGTTGATATGTGTTTTCAATCTTCAATGAATATCATACTTATGCTGAAAATAATTGTCTGGATTAAggcattaattatttataaaataatatttcaggtattaattatttatagaataaatatttaaagtattaattatttttagaataaatatttaaggtattaaatattttttgaatatttgtttgtaattataaagtttatttaaacatagatatctatgcttacgtaaactttataattacaattATTTCATTCATCGAGCAATATATTGTGCGACGCTACTTTTGTCACATAAGACAGCTTTGCACGACGAATATCATATGTTTGTCGTGCAAAGCACGGTCATAATGCGTTCAAACTTTCCCATTTATTGCGCATTTATGACGCATTTTGTGTAACGAAAATGGAGATTTGCACGACGAATGGGTTCGTCACACAAAGGTGTCCTAGTGTTATATAAACACAGTTTCAGAACcccagttttcaaaaaaaaattgtttaaaaaagaaTGGCCTATTTTGGAGAAAGTTCTGGCAAAAAGAAACTTGTAGTGTGATCAAAGAGGTATTGAGGAAAGCAAGTGCCATACTTTGAAGGCAAAAATATGGCTGAGGCGTACGCTGAATTTAGGTATGACATTGGGAATTTTGTACGAAGGGATTGTTTTGCCGAGTTTGAGTCTTGGAAAAAGGTCTctgaggagttgaagaagtccATGCTGGGAAAGTTATTGGTAAGTTTGtagtaaataatgaacaattatttttgttaaaacgtaatattttttaagttactaatttattgttattggcattaatgtaggttcattgggatgttgatgaaacGGATGAGAAGCAACGGATTTATGTGGATGGGCTTTTCAAAGTAGAGTTGGTagtggaagtttgatgtgttgCGGGCAAGGGAGGATTGAAGTTGATGagggttgggtttttttttttgttttttttattttacttttagtttaaataagattttgtggactttatatttaatttaattaattaatatatgttatgtggatgagtattaatatttacattcattataatttctatttgggatagtaaatttgacacaccccgaccgagatcagggcgtgctggccgtcacgcgaaggtgacgtaaccatgtgcgcgtgcggaagctaatgagaaggtaatataaaagtacgaatagttaaaaacctaataacatacaaagtactagtgtatgtgagacacaattcagagcaagtctacaacagtccaaaaggaaaagatacgacatatgtacacccgaaggtgaccctacaatggtgagtgtctgtcagaaattgccgggacgccctctgggataaaccaccgaacttgctagaccactagaacctggaggggcgcaaaaacaaaagcgtgagtgggcaaaaacaaagttctttgaaaactctttagcaaaatacattctaacccctcgccgtaaaacctgtatacttcccagaaaatgaacatatatacgtatgtatagatatgtcaatcatgctccatgatatgccattcatgctcacattatgccacaacagaatctcataatcaaatataaatgctcaagcataattcacatcgaTAACATAaaaatctggcagccgggagtcacctaacgtgacatgtaccgctgcctatagagctccaatctcaactcaacatctgaatctgcacacaagtcggagccacctaacgtggtctgtacgacaagactgggtgtaatatatacgctctagtgctacgatcacgtgaagactgtgcgaataatcgcgggtcacctacgagtcggagccacctaatgtggtctgcacgacaaggcttgcacctaacttggatccaaggcgagcgtgtggtgctggtgaacatacacgtgaaggactctgcccctctctgggcgggagcactaacaccgggggtgcagatatgagctctctaaacatttcaactactattgcataataaacaggaatgcataaccacctgaataccgcttacctggcacttacctgtgcatccacagcaccaaatacacatgtatatatgtatgtatgtcacaaataatacatgcaatgatgcgtaaacaacattcatataatgcatggcataaaacacataaccttttctatttaatttctgggaattaatatgtatataggtatatacggaaaacaaaagcccactcactgataattagaagggtcgtagcccccctgcctcgagtgcgtacgctcgtcttcggaaaacgaatcacctatacgcgacaaagttacgaaaacattaatttaaaagcacctaagcaacttctcgtaataacttctcattcattgctcaaattggacaaatgaatataccaatgtgatctacacaacctcaggatcacacccatatttttagaaaaatttttggaccacgcacgcgcccccacgcgcctgaacagccacggacctacgcgcccccacgcgcggcccacgtgcactgcacactgacggcgtcagttgacgccgtcaggaatattccgttaactgacggaatattccgtcaaatctaaccggattctgtcactgccgttaggaatattccgttagacttaacggaatattctcctttcttctccggcgaacctccggcgccggcgacggcgccggaaaactgggtaattttcaaaccttgttttctccttcgtttttcaaccaaatttcacgttctttataccaaaatgaagcctaggactagtagaacaacgttagactagttttaaggcctaaaaattacacgatcatacctgcaacaacgatcaaagttcggccaactttgaacctagccttcccgacgtccaaatttgtccaacgaactactccgaggctccttgggacctcacaaacacatctacaagcttagaaattccaaaaacaagctagtttaggtttgcatgaacagtgttcaaatcggacctcgtgatatcgacgtgaaaatggtgttttccttacctgaaaatggcaccactggactcctctcagctccacgaacacgatggtagtCTTGGTTTTTCGATTGGTGAAGTATTGAGTAAGTTTGTGTGTATGTCCGTGtgttgaagaaggaagaagaagagaggactcggggagagtgagagagagagagagagaaagaaagaaaggagagacagagaagagacaggaatgagggaaaagagggagggaatcccgggagagtgaaacgaggtgtatgagtgtgtgtgtggtcctacacaccacaccatactacacaaaactaatctgataaaaacgaattagggggtaaaatcgtaatttcccatgtacgttaaaattaaatttgggacgggatgttacaacctacccaccttaatagaacttcgtcccgaaattcaaaataactaaTTACACCCCTAAcggtcaaagaacaatctaggatacaaatccctcatcctattttctgtctcccatgtcgcttcttcaaccgagtgattcctccacagaactttcaccaaattcaccgtcttgttcctcagaaccttttctttccaatccaagatcgttaacggttcctcgtcgtacgtcaaatctggatttatctctaacggttgaggaggtatcacatgcaatggatcagcaacgtaatgtcggagcatagacacgtgaaaaacgttatgcactttagccaactccgaaggcaactccaacctgtaagctacctcaccaactctttctgtgactatgtacggtccgatgtacctgggactcaacttccccttctttccaaaccgtacaacacctctccacggtgaaagcttcagaaatacccaatctccgacttcatacgttctgtccgtagcatgtcgatctgctaaacttttctgcctgtcctgagctgctttcaggttagacctaattacctgaacattttgagtagtttcctcgacaatctccggacctaccaagactctttcgccaacttctgaccaacataacggagtgcgacaagatctaccatacaaagcctcaaatggcgccatgccaatgctcgaatggaaactgttgttgtaagcaaattccatcaaatctaatcgctggtgccaagcatcactgaactgtaacaccgaagctcgcagcatatcttccaaagtct
This genomic stretch from Pyrus communis chromosome 2, drPyrComm1.1, whole genome shotgun sequence harbors:
- the LOC137725833 gene encoding probable indole-3-acetic acid-amido synthetase GH3.1 — its product is MAVDSSLSPLGPPACDKDAKALQFIEETTRNADAVQERVLSEILARNAQTEYLKRFKLGGATDRKTFKSKLPVITYEDLQPEIQRIANGDRSPILSAHPISEFLTSSGTSAGERKLMPTIQEELDRRQLLYSLLMPVMNLCVPGLDKGKGLYFLFVKSETKTPGGLLARPVLTSYYKSEHFKTRPYDPYNVYTSPNEAILCPDSFQSMYAQMLCGLLEREKVLRLGAVFASGLLRAIRFLQLNWQQLAEDIRTGTLSSKITDSDLKSCIGRILKPDPELADFMSKQCGNENWDGILTRIWPNTKYLDVIVTGAMAQYIPTLDYYSGGLPMACTMYASSECYFGLNLNPMCKPSEVSYTIMPNMAYFEFLPYEPNSVSGGGDSGTRLVDLVNVEVGREYELVITTYAGLHRYRVGDILRVTGFHNSAPQFHFVRRKNVLLSIDSDKTDEAELQLAVDNASKRLQKFSASVVEYTSYADTTTIPGHYVIYWELLVKDSANSEGESFNSTMGQCCLAMEESLNSVYRQGRVADNSIGPLEIRVVKSGTFEELMDYAISRGASINQYKVPRCVNFTPIMELLDSRVISKHFSPSLPHWTPERKMR